In Glycine max cultivar Williams 82 chromosome 7, Glycine_max_v4.0, whole genome shotgun sequence, a single window of DNA contains:
- the LOC100792229 gene encoding abscisic acid receptor PYL4, producing MSPNNPSTIVSDAVARHHTHVVSPHQCCSAVVQEIAAPVSTVWSVVRRFDNPQAYKHFVKSCHVILGDGDVGTLREVRVISGLPAAVSTERLDVLDDERHVIGFSMVGGDHRLSNYRSVTILHPRSATDTVVVESYVVDVPAGNTTEDTRVFVDTILRCNLQSLAKFAENLTNKLHQR from the coding sequence atgtcaCCTAACAATCCTTCCACGATTGTTTCCGACGCGGTGGCTCGGCACCACACCCATGTCGTGTCCCCGCACCAGTGCTGCTCCGCCGTGGTGCAGGAGATTGCCGCCCCGGTCTCCACCGTGTGGTCCGTCGTGCGGCGCTTCGACAACCCGCAGGCCTACAAGCACTTCGTCAAGAGCTGCCACGTCATCCTCGGCGACGGCGATGTCGGGACCCTCCGCGAGGTCCGCGTGATCTCCGGTCTCCCTGCCGCCGTCAGCACCGAGCGCCTCGACGTCCTCGACGACGAGCGCCACGTCATCGGCTTCAGCATGGTCGGTGGCGACCACCGCCTCTCCAACTACCGCTCCGTCACCATCCTCCACCCCCGTTCCGCCACCGACACCGTCGTCGTCGAGTCCTACGTCGTCGACGTCCCTGCCGGCAACACCACCGAGGACACTCGCGTCTTCGTCGACACCATCCTCCGCTGCAACCTCCAATCCCTCGCCAAATTCGCCGAAAACCTAACCAACAAACTCCATCAACGATGA
- the LOC121175191 gene encoding secreted RxLR effector protein 161-like, whose translation MKDSKPGDTPIAKGDKFNLKQCPNNDLERSEMQKILYVSAMGSSMYAQVCTHPDIAFVVRVLGRYLSNPGLQHWKAVKRVMRYLKRTKDYMLTYQKSDNLDIIKYSDSDFAGCQDRKHSTSGYIYMLVGGAISWKYAKQTLVASSTMVVEFIACFEASDHGI comes from the coding sequence ATGAAAGATAGTAAACCAGGAGATACCCCAATAGCTAAAGGAGACAAATTCAATCTCAAACAATGTCCCAATAATGACCTTGAAAGATCTGAGATGCAAAAGATTCTCTATGTGTCAGCAATGGGAAGTTCGATGTATGCTCAAGTTTGTACTCATCCCGACATAGCATTTGTTGTAAGAGTTCTGGGCAGATACTTAAGTAATCCTGGATTGCAGCATTGGAAGGCAGTGAAACGCGTAATGCGTTACTTGAAGAGAACAAAAGACTACATGCTCACTTATCAGAAGTCTGACAATTTGGATATCATCAAGTACTCAGACTCTGATTTTGCTGGCTGTCAAGACAGAAAACACTCCACTTCtggatacatatatatgttggtTGGAGGAGCTATCTCTTGGAAGTATGCTAAACAGACTCTTGTAGCTTCTTCAACCATGGTTGTGGAGTTCATTGCTTGTTTTGAGGCATCTGATCACGGGATATGA